A genomic region of Anopheles coustani chromosome 3, idAnoCousDA_361_x.2, whole genome shotgun sequence contains the following coding sequences:
- the LOC131259923 gene encoding uncharacterized protein LOC131259923, translated as MKRVMLLVTILSHLVLMAAAAEKMIVVLVRADIDEDPQFVNTTNIIRRYTTAPYFSFDLIITTHQTLSNLKLQAVYTVRTGQVDNILYNRKIDFCVFLKRPTERMVKMVFDDIKRYAKPRMPASCPVEPTAISLRNMSLNHVTLPSFLPQTNFQLQINFWEGRYSVFRSRWHGRLKKISV; from the exons ATGAAGCGTGTTATGCTTCTCGTTACTATTCTTTCCCATTTAGTGCTGATGGCTGCTGCAGCTGAGAAG ATGATTGTTGTTCTGGTACGCGCGGATATCGATGAAGATCCGCAGTTTGTAAACACCACTAACATAATCAGACGTTATACCACAGCgccatatttttcattcgatttaatCATCACGACACACCAAACGCTCAGCAATTTGAAG TTACAAGCTGTATACACCGTTCGAACTGGCCAGGTCGACAATATCCTCTACAACCGGAAGATCGATTTTTGTGTGTTCCTGAAGCGACCAACCGAGCGTATGGTGAAGATGGTCTTCGACGATATAAAACGCTACGCCAAGCCACGGATGCCGGCGTCTTGCCCAGTCGAACCGACCGCCATTTCCCTAAGAAACATGAGTCTGAACCATGTAACACTTCCTTCGTTTCTTCCGCagacaaattttcaattgCAGATCAATTTCTGGGAGGGTCGGTATAGTGTTTTCAGAAGCCGATGGCACGGTCGACTTAAAAAAATTTcggtttga
- the LOC131266369 gene encoding LOW QUALITY PROTEIN: uncharacterized protein LOC131266369 (The sequence of the model RefSeq protein was modified relative to this genomic sequence to represent the inferred CDS: deleted 1 base in 1 codon), whose protein sequence is MFKSKGVISVTLWCTLSVGFVTSKLIVQMSRVEVINHRMDIVNATASIRRIGTRGNYVADFTVAVFKQLTDLQVTTSYYIPAFDGSLDKPIYNRTVNFCTYLRRPGTDRILQMIYEDLNRRGNLPKSCPVTIGTYSFNTSFDSFRLPGFLPESNFRFDLNFHQRREPYFDSNWFDSSFWLENFY, encoded by the exons atgttcaaatcaaAGGGTGTTATTTCGGTAACACTATGGTGCACGTTGTCAGTAGGCTTTGTCACTTCAAAG CTTATTGTACAAATGTCACGAGTTGAAGTTATCAACCACAGGATGGACATAGTGAATGCTACGGCTAGCATCAGACGAATCGGAACGCGTGGAAACTACGTCGCCGATTTTACCGTTGCCGTGTTTAAACAACTTACCGATTTGCAG GTTACCACCTCGTACTACATCCCCGCGTTCGATGGAAGCTTAGATAAACCCATCTACAACCGTACGGTCAACTTCTGTACGTACCTGAGACGGCCCGGAACCGATCGGATTCTGCAGATGATCTACGAAGATCTAAACCGGCGCGGAAATCTGCCAAAAAGTTGCCCCGTT ACCATCGGCACGTACTCGTTCAACACGAGCTTCGACAGCTTCCGATTGCCAGGGTTTCTGCCGGAGAGCaactttcgtttcgatttgaattttcacCAACGGCGTGAGCCTTACTTTGACTCTAACTGGTTCG ATTCGTCGTTCTGGCTCGAGAACTTCTATTGA
- the LOC131266379 gene encoding uncharacterized protein LOC131266379 yields MFGNWIVLVVGLSWMMLVEASVRITNYTDEWDPKYLDVDLRVRRLDKTTSIDFDLDLKQELDKNVEYDVRLCKRTAGKYHQMMYTGKQQLCGKDLRRSRNLLDRYVASELVKHSNLTTRCPIRTGHYEVRNFEIDDRHLMMSVVPSGEFLIEVGVYHRGKEIKMNRWFVTAT; encoded by the exons ATGTTTGGAAATTGGATAGTGCTCGTTGTGGGACTCAGCTGGATGATGCTGGTGGAAGCTTCCGTGCGCATCACCAACTACACAGACGAGTGGGATCCaaagtatttggatgtagACCTGCGTGTTCGCCGGCTGGATAAAACGACCTCGATCGACTTCGATCTGGATCTGAAGCAGGAGCTCGACAAGAACGTTGAG TACGATGTGCGGTTGTGTAAGCGAACGGCAGGAAAATATCACCAGATGATGTACACCGGAAAGCAGCAACTATGCGGCAAGGATCTACGACGCTCGCGTAATCTGCTGGATCGGTACGTCGCTTCCGAGCTGGTGAAGCACTCGAACCTCACCACACGGTGCCCCATCCGGACTGGGCACTATGAGGTGCGCAATTTTGAAATCGACGATCGTCATCTGATGATGAGTGTGGTACCGTCCGGGGAGTTTCTGATCGAGGTGGGTGTGTACCATCGCGGGAAGGAGATCAAAATGAATCGCTGGTTTGTTACGGCTACGTAA